From a region of the Pseudomonadaceae bacterium SI-3 genome:
- a CDS encoding AAA family ATPase, whose amino-acid sequence MRIKIHCQNRIGILRDMLELLVAYGINVARGEVGGEHGNAVYLHCPNLMNLQLQALRPKIEALQGVFEVRKVGLMPSERHSLELNALLGALEFPVLSIDMAGAIVAANRSAAQLLGVRVDEVPGMSLSRYADDFDLPELVRANKARINGLRVTIKGDIFLADIAPLQSEHDDSEALAGAVLTLHRADRVGERIYNVRKQELRGFDSIFQSSKVMAAVVREARRMAPLDAPLLIEGETGTGKELLARACHLSSPRGQSPFMALNCAGLPESMAETELFGYGPGAFEGARPEGKLGLLELTSGGTLFLDGVGEMSTRLQAKLVRFLQDGCFRRVGSDEEVYLDVRVICATQLDLSELCAKGEFRQDLYHRLNVLSLHIPPLRECLDGLEPLALHFLDQASRQIGCALPSLSPTALERLAGYHWPGNVRQLENTLFQAVSLCEGGVIKPEHIRLPDYGTPAPLGDFSLEGDLGSIVGRFEKAVLQELYQRHPSSRLLGKRLGVSHTTIANKLREHGIGKEG is encoded by the coding sequence ATGCGTATCAAGATTCACTGCCAAAACCGCATTGGCATTCTCCGGGACATGCTCGAACTGCTGGTCGCCTACGGCATCAACGTGGCGCGTGGCGAAGTGGGGGGCGAGCACGGTAACGCCGTTTACCTGCATTGCCCCAACCTGATGAACCTGCAGCTGCAGGCGCTGCGGCCGAAAATCGAGGCGCTGCAAGGCGTGTTCGAGGTCCGCAAAGTCGGGCTGATGCCCAGCGAGCGGCATTCGCTGGAACTCAACGCGCTGCTCGGCGCGCTGGAATTTCCGGTGCTGTCCATCGATATGGCTGGCGCTATTGTCGCGGCCAACCGTTCCGCGGCGCAGTTGCTCGGCGTTCGCGTGGATGAGGTGCCGGGTATGAGCCTGTCGCGCTACGCCGATGATTTCGACCTGCCGGAACTGGTGCGCGCCAACAAGGCGCGGATCAACGGCCTGCGCGTGACCATCAAGGGCGACATCTTTCTTGCAGACATTGCGCCCTTGCAGTCGGAGCACGATGACAGCGAAGCCCTGGCCGGTGCGGTGCTGACGCTGCATCGCGCCGACCGGGTGGGCGAGCGTATCTACAACGTGCGCAAGCAGGAGCTGCGCGGCTTCGACAGCATCTTCCAGAGCTCGAAAGTGATGGCCGCCGTGGTCCGCGAGGCGCGACGGATGGCTCCGCTGGATGCACCGCTGCTGATCGAGGGGGAGACCGGCACCGGCAAGGAATTGCTCGCGCGCGCCTGTCATCTGTCCAGCCCGCGCGGGCAATCCCCGTTCATGGCCCTCAACTGCGCGGGCCTGCCGGAATCCATGGCCGAGACGGAGCTGTTCGGCTACGGCCCCGGCGCTTTCGAAGGCGCACGTCCGGAAGGCAAGCTCGGCCTGCTCGAGTTGACCTCCGGCGGCACGCTGTTTCTCGATGGCGTGGGGGAGATGAGTACACGGCTGCAAGCCAAACTTGTGCGATTTTTGCAGGATGGCTGCTTTCGTCGGGTCGGCAGCGACGAGGAGGTCTACCTGGATGTACGGGTGATCTGCGCGACGCAGCTGGATCTGTCCGAACTCTGCGCCAAGGGCGAATTTCGCCAGGACCTGTATCACCGCCTCAACGTGCTGTCGCTGCACATTCCGCCGCTGCGTGAATGCCTGGATGGGCTGGAGCCGCTGGCGCTGCACTTTCTCGACCAGGCCAGCCGGCAGATCGGTTGCGCCTTGCCGAGCCTCTCGCCGACAGCCCTTGAGCGTTTGGCCGGCTATCACTGGCCGGGCAACGTCAGGCAACTGGAGAACACGCTGTTTCAGGCGGTTTCGCTATGCGAGGGCGGAGTGATCAAGCCCGAGCACATCAGGCTGCCCGACTACGGGACGCCGGCACCGCTGGGCGATTTTTCGCTGGAGGGTGATCTGGGGAGTATCGTCGGACGCTTCGAAAAAGCGGTGTTGCAGGAGCTGTATCAACGCCATCCCAGCAGCCGGCTCTTGGGCAAGCGGCTAGGGGTTTCGCATACCACCATCGCCAACAAGCTACGTGAGCAC